The following proteins are encoded in a genomic region of Pelodictyon phaeoclathratiforme BU-1:
- the nadC gene encoding carboxylating nicotinate-nucleotide diphosphorylase — MKNRARDEFYEGCRARAIMLALEEDRYKGDVTTLATIDPSQGGSAVIRAKEDGILGGADVAVQVFAACDNKLSVVLHHHDGETLQRGDLILEVQGKLAPLLIGERTALNFMQRMSGIATRTRLYVDCIRHTGAEILDTRKTAPGLRYFDKEAVRIGGGKNHRFGLFDMILIKDNHIDASGGIANAIRRAQLYRKEGKLEVKIETEVRSMEELREALPCLPDIILLDNFTPELLKEAVLFVKSSGFTPLLEASGNITLHNVLEVAETGVDFISVGELTHSVKALDLSMTIALA, encoded by the coding sequence ATGAAAAACAGGGCTCGTGACGAGTTTTATGAAGGGTGTCGTGCAAGGGCCATTATGCTTGCTCTTGAGGAGGATCGTTACAAGGGGGATGTGACGACCCTTGCTACCATTGATCCTTCTCAGGGGGGAAGCGCCGTTATCAGGGCCAAGGAGGATGGTATCCTTGGAGGGGCCGATGTTGCCGTTCAGGTTTTTGCTGCCTGTGACAATAAGCTCTCCGTCGTATTGCATCACCATGATGGGGAAACCCTTCAGCGCGGTGACTTGATTCTTGAGGTGCAAGGAAAGCTCGCTCCGCTGCTCATTGGCGAACGTACAGCGCTTAATTTCATGCAGCGCATGTCGGGGATTGCAACCAGAACACGGCTCTATGTTGATTGTATTCGCCATACAGGGGCTGAAATTCTTGATACCCGAAAAACGGCTCCCGGACTTCGTTATTTCGACAAAGAGGCGGTCAGGATCGGCGGAGGAAAAAACCACCGTTTTGGCCTGTTCGACATGATTCTCATCAAGGATAACCATATTGATGCCTCCGGAGGTATTGCCAATGCGATCCGTCGTGCCCAACTTTACCGCAAAGAGGGGAAGCTTGAGGTGAAGATCGAAACGGAGGTTCGTTCCATGGAGGAGTTGCGGGAAGCTCTGCCCTGTTTGCCGGATATTATCCTTCTCGATAACTTTACTCCCGAGCTGCTGAAAGAGGCTGTCCTCTTTGTGAAGAGTTCCGGTTTCACTCCTCTTCTTGAAGCCTCAGGAAATATCACCCTGCACAATGTTCTGGAAGTTGCTGAAACGGGTGTAGACTTTATCTCTGTAGGAGAGCTGACGCACAGTGTCAAGGCTCTTGATCTTTCAATGACGATTGCTTTGGCCTGA
- a CDS encoding YopX family protein has protein sequence MDIKKIKFKALFQDISSLQDIWQFSTVNTHDVDFIKFRQRSEWLQYTGLDDKDGHEIFEGDLLEWDKIILEVVFEAGSFRVLNEGDSDMLLWFCLPDCKVIGNKYEKKVKH, from the coding sequence ATGGATATTAAAAAAATAAAATTTAAAGCGCTCTTTCAGGATATCTCCTCACTTCAGGATATCTGGCAGTTCTCTACAGTAAATACCCATGATGTTGATTTTATCAAGTTCAGGCAGCGCTCCGAGTGGTTGCAGTATACCGGACTGGATGACAAGGATGGGCATGAGATTTTCGAAGGGGATTTGCTGGAATGGGACAAGATTATTCTGGAAGTTGTTTTTGAGGCTGGCAGTTTCAGAGTCCTGAATGAGGGCGACTCCGATATGCTTTTGTGGTTTTGTTTGCCCGATTGCAAGGTTATCGGCAATAAATACGAAAAAAAGGTCAAGCACTGA
- the folB gene encoding dihydroneopterin aldolase, with protein sequence MTPYAHSCVRLVNMVFYAHHGVLKEEHTVGGKYEVDAALSFDFTDAAQNDDITKTIDYGAVYKKIQEALTLRKFFLIEAVAYEIAHDLLRDFPLLEKVAINVRKRNPPVDGICDYAEADYATSRC encoded by the coding sequence ATGACACCGTATGCTCACTCATGCGTCAGGCTGGTAAACATGGTTTTCTATGCCCATCACGGCGTTCTCAAGGAAGAGCACACCGTAGGAGGAAAATATGAAGTGGATGCGGCGCTCTCTTTCGACTTCACCGATGCAGCACAAAACGATGACATCACAAAAACCATCGATTACGGCGCAGTGTACAAAAAGATTCAGGAGGCCCTGACCCTCAGGAAGTTCTTTCTTATCGAGGCTGTCGCCTATGAAATAGCTCACGATCTCCTCCGGGATTTTCCTCTTCTTGAAAAAGTCGCCATCAATGTCCGCAAACGCAACCCGCCCGTTGATGGTATCTGCGATTATGCTGAAGCCGATTACGCCACATCCCGCTGCTGA
- the folK gene encoding 2-amino-4-hydroxy-6-hydroxymethyldihydropteridine diphosphokinase — protein sequence MPMHKVFIGIGSNIGERLHHLQEAVDRIALLAGTEVRGVSAIYMTEPVGESEQNRFFNGVVELETSLAPEELRRQCKTIEQELGRPDAYPRWSPRVIDLDILLYDDLSLLTETLTIPHPELHCRNFVLIPLLDLANPLHPAMHKTILQLLSGCSDRSVLIKLKEGIRIKKRRNAR from the coding sequence ATGCCTATGCACAAGGTCTTTATCGGGATAGGATCCAATATTGGAGAGCGCCTCCACCACCTTCAGGAGGCCGTTGACCGGATTGCCCTTCTTGCCGGAACAGAGGTGAGAGGCGTCTCAGCAATCTATATGACCGAACCAGTCGGCGAGAGCGAACAGAACCGCTTCTTTAACGGGGTAGTTGAACTTGAAACATCACTTGCACCCGAAGAGCTGCGCCGACAATGTAAAACAATTGAGCAGGAACTTGGAAGACCGGATGCCTATCCGCGCTGGAGCCCGAGAGTCATTGACCTCGACATTCTGCTCTACGACGACCTCTCTCTCCTCACCGAAACACTCACCATACCGCACCCCGAATTGCATTGTCGCAACTTTGTCCTTATCCCTCTGCTCGACCTTGCCAATCCCCTGCATCCCGCAATGCACAAGACCATTCTGCAGCTACTCTCCGGCTGCAGCGACCGCTCGGTATTGATAAAATTAAAAGAGGGAATCAGGATAAAAAAAAGACGGAATGCCCGGTAA
- a CDS encoding ArsA family ATPase, with translation MRIILYLGKGGVGKTTVSASSATAIARRGQRVLIMSTDVAHSLADALSTELSSTPVEVEKNLFAMEVNVLAEIRENWTELYSYFSSILMHDGANEVVAEELAIMPGMEEMISLRYIWKAAKSGDYDVVVVDAAPTGETMRLLGMPESYGWYADKIGGWHSKAIGFAAPLLNKFMPKKNIFKLMPEVNSHMKELHAMLQDKSITTFRVVLNPENMVIKEALRVQTYLNLFGYKLDAAVVNKILPSSSTDSYLQSLIDIQSKYLKVIENCFYPVPIFRVKQSTAEIINTERLYQLSQEMFGERNPAEILYVDDKTQMLEKVDGKYVLSLYLPNVEVKKLNVNIKGDELLVDINNFRKSIILPNVLVGRKTEGADFSEGNLNITFAN, from the coding sequence ATGAGAATTATTCTTTACTTGGGTAAAGGAGGGGTAGGCAAGACTACCGTTTCAGCGTCGTCTGCAACCGCAATTGCACGAAGAGGACAGAGGGTTTTGATTATGAGTACCGATGTGGCTCACAGCCTTGCCGACGCATTGAGTACCGAACTCTCTTCCACGCCGGTTGAGGTTGAAAAGAATCTCTTTGCCATGGAGGTGAATGTTCTTGCCGAAATAAGGGAGAACTGGACTGAACTCTATTCCTATTTCTCATCGATTTTAATGCATGATGGAGCCAATGAGGTTGTCGCCGAAGAGCTTGCAATCATGCCGGGTATGGAGGAGATGATCAGTTTGCGCTATATCTGGAAAGCTGCCAAGTCAGGTGATTATGATGTGGTGGTTGTTGATGCTGCCCCGACAGGAGAGACCATGCGTTTGCTTGGAATGCCTGAATCGTATGGATGGTATGCCGATAAAATTGGCGGATGGCATTCAAAAGCCATCGGTTTTGCGGCTCCACTCCTCAACAAGTTTATGCCGAAGAAAAATATCTTCAAGCTTATGCCGGAGGTGAACTCGCATATGAAAGAGCTTCATGCCATGCTTCAGGATAAATCAATAACCACCTTCCGCGTGGTTCTTAATCCTGAGAACATGGTTATCAAGGAGGCCTTGCGTGTGCAGACCTATCTTAATCTTTTCGGTTACAAGCTTGATGCCGCCGTTGTCAACAAGATTCTTCCCTCAAGTTCAACGGACAGTTATCTGCAGAGCCTTATCGATATTCAGAGCAAATATCTAAAAGTGATTGAAAATTGCTTCTATCCGGTACCGATTTTCAGGGTGAAGCAGTCTACGGCAGAAATTATCAATACGGAGAGGCTCTATCAGTTGAGTCAGGAGATGTTTGGTGAGCGTAATCCAGCAGAAATTCTCTACGTTGATGACAAAACCCAGATGCTGGAGAAAGTTGATGGCAAATATGTCCTGAGTCTTTACCTGCCGAACGTTGAGGTGAAGAAGCTTAATGTGAACATCAAGGGTGATGAGCTGCTGGTGGACATCAATAATTTCCGCAAAAGCATTATTCTGCCCAATGTCCTTGTTGGACGCAAGACGGAGGGCGCTGACTTTTCTGAAGGGAACCTGAATATCACCTTCGCCAACTGA
- a CDS encoding bacteriochlorophyll c-binding family protein, producing MSGGGVFTDILAAAGRIFEVMVEGHWETVGMLFDSLGKGTMRINRNAYGSTGGGTSLRGSSPEVSGYAVPSKAVESKFAE from the coding sequence ATGAGTGGTGGTGGCGTTTTTACCGATATCCTGGCAGCAGCCGGGCGTATTTTCGAAGTAATGGTTGAGGGGCATTGGGAAACTGTAGGAATGTTGTTTGATTCATTGGGCAAAGGCACCATGAGAATCAACCGCAATGCTTATGGCAGCACAGGCGGAGGCACCAGCCTTCGTGGTTCTTCACCTGAAGTTTCAGGTTATGCTGTTCCTTCGAAAGCTGTTGAATCAAAGTTCGCAGAGTAA
- a CDS encoding chlorosome protein C: MSESYQKLRKDFKELEFTDRLTFLAESVLLTGESAIVGGLNLAGNVFDTVTGTVGAVIDASGIGNLIGSTGGVVGETIDRVAITVKDASRTASELYVNAVETVENATTNAATAVGDAGVSASEVVKNFAGSFQKGQVRK, translated from the coding sequence ATGTCGGAATCGTACCAGAAACTGCGTAAGGATTTTAAGGAACTTGAGTTTACTGATCGCCTCACGTTTCTTGCTGAGAGTGTGCTTTTGACTGGCGAGAGCGCTATTGTTGGTGGCTTGAATCTTGCCGGAAATGTCTTTGATACGGTGACCGGTACTGTGGGCGCTGTTATTGACGCTTCGGGCATCGGGAATCTGATCGGCAGCACCGGCGGAGTTGTCGGCGAGACCATTGATCGGGTTGCCATTACCGTTAAGGATGCATCAAGAACAGCAAGCGAGTTGTATGTCAATGCCGTCGAAACCGTTGAAAATGCGACCACAAATGCAGCAACGGCCGTGGGTGATGCGGGGGTGTCTGCTTCTGAAGTTGTCAAGAATTTTGCGGGTTCCTTTCAGAAGGGTCAGGTGAGGAAATAG